In the Phaseolus vulgaris cultivar G19833 chromosome 7, P. vulgaris v2.0, whole genome shotgun sequence genome, one interval contains:
- the LOC137827704 gene encoding uncharacterized protein: MVGPSWFRTIWKIQRKDDAHSEKAALGVLAFEVASLMSKLVNLWQSLSDKQVAKLREEITNSVGIRKLVSEDDNFIVRLISLEMLENMAHVAESVARLGKKCSDQSLKGFENAFDEFITFGFDPYRWEFSSKKMEKKVKRMEKFISTNATLYQEMELLADLEQTLGRMKAYTESDGPNLIDYQKKVAWKRLEVKNLKASSLWNRTYDYTVNFLARSLFTIFSRINNVFGIQEIIDVGKIKNRSALNSDHADGSRSVSEVLQPSAQPSSKVRATFASGPLGAFAATSRPNVRTDKASMFPSDAGDSSTKPGLISVKNRSIRFFSGPLGKNSKKPVPDNGTNKNSKIWNFHGHSTAARGKEINARHSRLTQVEPFKGSILADSSLVIDSHSSPNDVHLASQNPNDPKANLVTPRKEVHSPQSTFHYLCRLKPPSDSLGAASLALHYANVIIMIEKLATSPYLIGLDARDDLYNMLPRRVRVAISIKLKPYSRAMASAVYDAGLAEEWTEAMTGILEWLAPLAHNMLRWQSERSYEQHCFVSRTNVLLVQTLYFANQEKTEAIITELLVGLNYVWRYAREFNKKALLDSGNGGVDNGYSHLNV, from the coding sequence ATGGTTGGTCCATCATGGTTTCGAACTATATGGAAGATTCAACGGAAGGATGATGCTCATTCTGAGAAGGCAGCGCTTGGAGTATTAGCATTTGAAGTTGCAAGCTTGATGTCCAAGCTTGTTAACTTGTGGCAGTCTTTGAGTGATAAACAGGTTGCTAAGTTGAGAGAAGAGATAACAAATTCAGTGGGTATCAGAAAACTTGTTTCAGAAGACGATAATTTCATTGTACGTCTAATCAGTCTGGAGATGCTCGAGAATATGGCACATGTGGCTGAATCTGTGGCTAGGCTAGGGAAAAAATGCAGTGATCAAAGTTTGAAAGGTTTTGAGAATGCCTTTGATGAATTTATCACTTTTGGTTTTGATCCATATCGGTGGGAGTTCTCTTccaaaaaaatggaaaaaaaggtaaaaaggATGGAAAAGTTTATATCAACTAATGCAACTTTATACCAAGAGATGGAACTGCTTGCTGATCTTGAGCAAACTCTTGGAAGAATGAAGGCTTACACCGAGTCAGATGGACCAAATTTAATCGACTATCAAAAGAAGGTTGCGTGGAAGAGGCTGGAGGTGAAGAACTTAAAGGCTAGTTCTCTATGGAACAGAACATATGATTACACGGTGAACTTTTTAGCAAGATCTTTATTTACGATATTCAGTAGGATCAACAATGTATTTGGCATTCAAGAGATAATAGACGTTGGTAAAATCAAGAATAGAAGTGCTTTGAATTCTGATCACGCTGATGGTAGTCGATCAGTTTCTGAAGTATTGCAACCTTCAGCCCAACCCTCCAGCAAAGTTCGGGCCACATTTGCTTCAGGACCACTTGGTGCTTTTGCTGCTACCTCTCGTCCAAATGTTCGAACAGATAAAGCTAGCATGTTTCCTTCAGATGCTGGAGACTCGTCCACAAAGCCAGGCCTAATTTCAGTAAAGAATAGAAGTATCAGATTTTTCTCAGGTCCTCTtggaaaaaattcaaaaaagcCTGTCCCAGATAATGGaacaaataaaaacagcaagatttGGAACTTTCATGGCCACTCAACTGCTGCACGTGGGAAGGAAATTAACGCAAGACATAGTCGACTGACTCAAGTAGAACCTTTCAAAGGATCTATACTGGCCGACAGTTCTCTGGTCATTGATAGCCACTCAAGCCCAAATGATGTTCATTTAGCATCACAGAATCCCAATGACCCTAAGGCAAACCTTGTCACTCCTAGAAAAGAGGTTCATAGCCCTCAATCAACTTTCCATTACCTGTGCAGGTTAAAGCCTCCATCCGACTCCCTTGGTGCTGCTTCTTTAGCCCTGCACTATGCAAATGTAATCATCATGATTGAGAAGCTAGCAACATCTCCTTACTTGATTGGTCTTGATGCAAGAGATGATCTGTACAACATGTTACCTAGACGTGTAAGAGTTGCTATTAGCATCAAACTAAAGCCATATTCCAGGGCCATGGCTTCAGCAGTGTATGATGCAGGTCTAGCAGAAGAATGGACCGAAGCAATGACAGGTATATTAGAATGGTTAGCCCCGCTTGCTCACAACATGCTAAGATGGCAATCTGAGAGAAGTTATGAGCAACATTGTTTTGTTTCCCGGACAAATGTGCTGCTGGTACAGACCCTTTACTTTGCAAATCAAGAAAAAACAGAAGCAATAATCACTGAGCTTCTTGTGGGTCTGAATTATGTGTGGAGATATGCTAGGGAGTTCAATAAGAAAGCTCTTCTAGACTCTGGCAATGGTGGGGTAGATAATGGATATTCTCACCTAAATGTATAA